DNA from Prunus persica cultivar Lovell chromosome G6, Prunus_persica_NCBIv2, whole genome shotgun sequence:
TGCGGGCTGCGTCTCCCAAATGATGCTTCTagtcgtcgccctgcgtctcaCTTAGGACGCTCTTTATGGGCAACGGTATGACTATCCTGCCCTCCTTATAAAATAGATAGGAATCTGGATACCTCATTTAGGAAGCATGGAGACCTCATTTTGGGAAATTCCTGGCGTACCATGTGTCTCCCTTAAGACGCTTCTTTGtgggctgcgtctcccgaatGACACTTCTTTACAGGCTGCGTCTCCTGAAATACGCTTATAGTCGCCGCccatctcccttaggacgctcttTATGGGCAACTGTATGACTATCCTACCTTCCTTAGGAAACGAATAGGAAGCTGGATACCTCCCTTACGAAGCATGGAGACCTCCTTTAGGAAATTTTTGGCgaaccctgcgtctccctgaGGACGCTTCTTTACGGGCTGCTTCTACTGTAGGAGGCTTCTAGTCATCGCCCTGTGTTTTCCTTAGGACactccttatgggcaactgtatTTTGTTGTGGCACATTCGGGAATTTGCAGtagttgcttctcttcttcagaTATGTGCATGGCTCAGTCATTTGCTGGGGACTGAGTGGGTAAGAGGAAGCGTCATGGATAATATCTTTGGATGTGGCAGGCATTTCATTGTCGTGAAATCTCATTTCCTTCCATGGTGTCAAGTGTATAGCTTCCTCTGCCCCTGGACCTACTGATCACGTAAGGGCCTTCTCAACTGGGTTTCATGCTTTGGACCATTGTGTCTATGCAGTGATGAAGGTCTTTCTTAGCACAAGGTCTGTCTCATCTTGGCTCTTTGCCGTAGTAAGAGTTCAACCATTACTCATAAGAGTCGACTCGGACAATGACTTTCTCACGCTTGCCTTCAATTAAGTCAAGGTTGAGCTTCATCTGCTCAGTGTTCTAATCAACACTGCCCTCCTCAAGGCTAATGGAGGGCACATTGATGTGGAGATGAATGATCGCTTCTGTCCTATAGGCGAGGGAGAATGGGGTTTCGCCGGTCGATCTTTGTTTTGTGGTACGACAAGCTTATAGTACTCCAGGAAGCTCATCTACCCATTTCCCCTTGGTGCTTTCTAATCTATTCTTTAGACAATCTAGTATTATTTTGTTAGATGCCTCGGCCTGGCCGTTGCCCTAAGGATATCTCGGGGCAGATAAGTGTTGCTTGATCTTGTATTTTGCGAAGAAGGCGATGATCTGCTTGCCAATGAATTGCGAGCTATTGTCGGTAACTAGCGATTGTGGGCAACCAAACCAGCAGATGAtgtttctataaataaatcgCTCCACGTCAGCTTCTTTGGTAGAGGATAGAGAttcggcctcgatccatttagGTAGTCGGTGGCGACGATCATCATGTCTTTCTTGGCAAGGGACCTACTAGGTCAATGGCCTATTGCATGAATGGCTATGGACTATTTTGCGGATGGTAGACTTCGGCAGGCAAGTTAGGGATCAGCTTGTATCGCTAGCAGCGATCACATTTTTTGACATATTTGGTGGAGTCGTGAGGCATGGTAGGCCAGAAGTAGCCTACGTTTAAAGCCTTCAGGGCGAGTGACCTGCCCCCAGAGTGATTGCCACACTTGTCGTCTTGAAGTGTTTGAGGGAACTTTATGCAGGTGAGATGAGGGCTAGAGTATGATCTGTGGATGAGCTTGTTGTCATGCATGTAGTATCTCGCAGCCTTCTGCTGGACCTTTCTAGCTTCGGACTTGTCAATTGGTAGATTTTCATTCATCAAGTAGTCGATGGTGGGATCTTGCCGGCTGGGGTCCTCGTCAATCAACATTGTGTTGATCGACTCTATTTCTTCAATGCTTAGTCGATCAAGGTGCTCGACCGAGATGAAGCGTCTGAATTGGGTATCCAATGCTGACCCTAGGCTTGCTAGTGCATCTGCATGCATGTTCTCTGCCTGGGgcacttgttggatggtgaaggtAGGAAACGCCTTCAATagctcttggactttgtcaaggTACATGATCATCCTTGGGTGCTTCACTATGCATACACTTGAGGCTTGATTCGTGATCAACTGTGAATCTGAGTAGATGGCTAGCTTCTTGATTGCGAGCTCCTTTGCCAAGCGCAGGCCAACGAGCAATGCCTAGTATTCTGCCTCGTTATTCGAGGTCGGGAAGCCAAGCGTGATAGCTTGCTCTAACAGGGTTCCATCCGGGGTGATGATGACGACACTTGCTCCAACACCTTTTTGGTTCGATGCTTCGTCTACGCGCAACTGCCACATGTCTCTAGGTTGGCCAGGTTCAACGAAGGCCCCGTCTGCTTTCGAACTTCCCTTCTTTTTGATGTCcaacttctcttcttcggTTGATGGGGTGAATTCTGCAACGAAAGTCTGCTAAAGCATGGGcttttattatagtttttgGCCGATAGAGGAGGTCATACTGGCTTAGCTCTCTAGCCTACTCTatgagtcgctgagaagcGTCAGAACTGTGGAGGATTGATTTCATGGTGTGTTTACTAATCAGGAATTGGAATTCTcatcaggaattgaattccgCCTTTGGAGAATTCCTTCgtttacttcacatcaaggaattaaaaagtaaGCGGGGCCCatacaaaattaggaattgaattcctgattttagaggaattcaattccgGAATGGGATGTAGTATTCTAATTCGTGGAGAATTCACCCATTaagaattcatcttttttacccattatatcctcacacaattttcaaaattccaaatatgCCAGctactttaacccaaaaatgaggacattttagtaattaataCCACTCCTACCCCAATTCCacatggtttagtaaacaactttaataggAATTTGGAATCTAACTCCCCTCaatccatatggtttagtaaacaacttcattaGGAATTCGaaaatctaattctcctcaatccaactcctcctcaattcaattcctcctaattcaattacggattagtaaacatgtcatCAAAGGAAAGTCAATAATGACGATGACTCGGTGAGTTTGGTAGTAGGGTCGCAGCTTTCTCGCGGAGACTACAAGGGCTCAAATGAGCTTTTCCAATTTCGAATAGCAAGTCTCTGCATcaaggagagcttttgacATGTAGAATACCGGATGTTGGGCCCTTAGTTCTTCTTATatgagagctgagctgacGACCGAGTTGGACATTGCCAGGTACAGAACAAGTCTTCACCAGGAACTGGCTTTGAAAGCAGAGGAGGTGAAGTGAGGTAAATCTTTAGATTCTGGAAAAATATACTTCGCACTCCTCGTCCTACTTGTCTTtttgtcctttcttcaaaACTTTGAAGAATGGTCTGCACTTGTCGGTAGATCTTAAGAGGAATTAGTTGAGGGCCGCTACTCTGCCCAtcagactttgtatttccttcactATGGAAGGTGACTTCATCTCGAGAATGGCTTTGATTCGGCATTGGTTTGCCTCGATACCTCGTTGTGTGACTAGGTATCCTAGGAATTGGCCGGACGATACACCAAACGTGCATTTACTTGGATTCAGCTTCATGCGGTACTAGCGGAGCAGGCTGAATGCCTCGGCAAAGTTATTGATGTGATCTGCACGTTTTGAGGCTTTAACTAGCATGTCGTCCACGTAGACTTCCATAGTCTTACCGATCTGCTTCTTAAAGATTTTATTCACGAGTCTCTGGTAGGTTGCTCCGTCATTCTTCAGCCCAAAAGGCATGACCTTTTAGCAGTAAGTCCTtctctcgatgatgaaagaggtcTTCGCCTAGTCATCCTCGTGCATCAAGATTTGATTATAGCCGGAGTAGGCATCCATGAAGTTGAGCAGCTAATTGCCAGAAGTGGAATCCACTAGTTGGTAGATTCTCGGTAAtgggaagttgtctttagggcatgcttCGTTGGGGTTGGTGTAATCGACGCAAACTctccatttgcccttttcttgtttcacTACCAGAACAACATTGGCTAGCCACTCCGAGTAGGAAACCTCTTCAATGAAGTCGACTGCTAGGAGCTTGTCGATCTCAGCTTCAATAATCGCAACCTACTAGGGAGCGAAGTTACATCTCTTTTGCGCCATAGGCTTGTTGGCAGGGTTGACATGGAGCCGATGGCAGATGATGTTCGGGTTGATGCCGGGCATGTCAGATGGCGACCATGCGAATATGTCTTTGCTGTTCTGGAGGAAGGTggtcatcttcatcttctcttctgGGCTTAAGCGCAAACCGATCTACGCTTCTCTGTCTGGCTAGTTAGGATCCAAGGGTATTAGCTCGATGTCCTCTTCGGGTTTCCATCATTCTTCAGGAGAGACCTATAGGCAAATTTCCTCTGCTTGGTCCTGATGCTTTGATTGCTATAAGGGAGCAAGATCCGGTTGTTCAACTTCCTTTAGATATGCCTGACTCACAGGGAGGAACTGCActtgtttgcttttctttagCTCTTGGGCGGAGCATTTCCTCGCCATTGCTTGATCGCTGTTGATCTGGCCGACATCGCTCCTAAGAATTGGGTGGCAGATTTTCTGATGTGTGGAGGAAGTGATGGCGTTGATCTTGCCGATCCATGGTCTGCCCAGAATGCCGTTGTAAGGTGAGGTCTCATTAATGACCATGAATGTTGCCTATGGTAACCGTTGTTGTATCATTAAAGCTGGTCAGCGATAGAGCTAATTTGTTGATCTTCGTCTCCAAGCTCATCTGCTGGATGACCCCTAGTTGCAGGATATTGGCTGCACTACCTTCGTCTGCATAGATTCGGTCTACCATAGCCTGAGCAatttgaatgctgatgacaaGGGCATCGTTATATGGCATGTCAAGGCCGATCAAGTCTTTCTTTCGGGAGCCAATCACAGGATCGTCTTCTGCCAGTGGAAGTTCGGTCGAGATTTGGGAGATCACAGTGGCCTGTTTGATCTTccacttcttttctttgctggTCAGCCAAGACTCCTCAGAGTCGGCTAGGGttgtgttaatccttatgacaTTCTGGGGTGGCTCCTTGGCGGTGTCACAATCCTCAATCTGCTGGATGGCCTGCTTCGCAATGAATTCCGCACATTGACCTTCTGTCACGAGTTCTTCAAGGTGCACTTTCCAAGCGAAGCAGTTGTTCATAGTGTGTCCGTGCATCCCATGAAAGGCACAGTATTTTCTGATATCCCTCTTGTCTGGATCTCCTTTCAAGGGTGGCGGTCCTCTTACCCAAGGTTTATCCTTTACTTGGGCTAAAATGTGATGTATGGGGATGAagaacttggtgtagttctcTCCTGTCGTAGCGTCCCTTTGTGGGTACGACCTGTGTTTTTCCTTGTTCCTATTGTTAAACCTATCACTTCCTTGGCTTTGTCTGTTTGGTTGGCTGATCTTCCTGCTTGGTAGACTTCTTCGCGGCGATCCGATCATCATCTCAGAGCGCGTAGCATTCTGCAATTGCGAAGACCTCTGCCAGAGTGTGGCTAGGAGTGATAGTCAGCTCGCGCTATAAGTCATGTTCAGCTAGAAGGCCCTTCTTGAAAGCAGAGGATGCTATTCGGTTGTCACATCCTACAATGTTGGCTTTTTCTGCTTTAAatctcttgatgtaatctcaAAGGGATTCATCAGACTTCTTGCGCAGGTTGTACAGGTGGTTAGAGTTCTTCTTGATTATACGGTAAGAGGTGAATTCTTTAGTGAAGACGTAAGCCAGCTCCTTGAAGCTACTGATCGATCAGATGGTAGGGTGTGGAATCAGTCTTGGGCTGCTCCTCGCAAGGTGCAAGGTCATTGCAAACACTTTGCACATCAGCGCGTCGTTGGCCTTGTAAAGGATCATGACACTTTTGAAGTGCTTTAGATGGCTCTCGGAATCGAAATCGCCTTTGAAATGCACGAACAAAGGAGTTGAGAATCACTTCGGAGGAGCAGCCTGCTCAATTTCGGCTGTGAAAGGCATAGAATTACTTGGTCCACCTCCCTGCGCATAGCATTTCGAAATTTCCGCCAATCTTTAAGTTTTGAAGTCAGGCATTTATTAGCTTCTCGACATCTTCTGCGTGTATGGCTTGCCGATCACGCTAGCGACCTCTGTGATTCAGGTGAGGATGGTTGACTTCCTCGTTGACTTGCAGAGGTCGACTTCCTTGGTTGCCCTACCTATAAGGCAAATTGGTGGATTAGGCTTGTGAAGATTCCTCCACGAATTGTTGTCGCGAATTGGTTCGCAGGCGGGTTGGTGAGTGTCGATCGTTACACTTATCACACAATTGTTCACGGACTCGTGTCCATCATGTTCCAAGTCTTGAATGGATACTCCTTTGTGGGCCCAAGCGAGCATGGATGTCAAGTCGTGGGCCCAACCTTTCGTCCATGTTGTTCCTTAAACTCAATCTGGATGGGAGACTTCGTCTGCTCTGAGTGTGGCTCGCGGATGCTTGTGACATGTCGGAAAGCCGATCACATTGTTGTCTCTCTCCTTGTTTGCTTACTCCTGCTCGACCTGCTTGGTACCCATTGAGCTGCCTACCGATGCGTTCAtccatccttctctcttcgccaggttgtccaaggccaaggttttaagccaagtttatttggttgaggagCTGCCTCATCAAGTTAttttggtcgtccattctctgAGTTAGCTGGTCAACTTTCAGATTAAGGTCTgcttgacttcgtggatcAGGAGGGGGGAAGTGTGTGAAGCCCAATTACACACGGGCTAGGGTTTCACTGGAGGTGTACACGGGAGCATGGATGCAATGGAGGGAATGCTTGAAGTTGCTCCAAGATTGGGCCTAAGTCGGCGGTGGTAATGAGTCCACCTTGAGATTCCACCATGCTCGGGGGCGGTGCCATGAAGATGGCTAGATCCGACCACAAGGCCTTGGCTTGGTGCGTCCACAACAGGTGCAGCAATTCCAGCCACTATTTGGTGGTTCACAAAGGTGATTTGCGGCTGCAAGGAGCTGTCCCCATGGTTTGGTGGCTGTCCGGTGGCTATATCAGTTGTTTGGAGAGGTTGTGAGGCACCCGAAGGTGGTTGGATGACATGGGCAGCCACCGGGGGCTGTTGAAACTCGCTAGGGAGCTATTGGGCAGCTTTGTTAGCCACTGGAGGCTGCTGCAAAACGCTGGCAGCAGCTGTACCTCGCGGTGGCAGCAAGGTTTCGGCCGTCCCGGAGTGAGCCATCGTAGTGGTTTTGCTCCTAAGGCgtttgcttccaaccatggttgtttggaaggcttcagttgattaaaaaaattagtttggaGCACGCTTTGAGTATAtctcgtgctctcaatgaaagcaccaatttgtgggAGCGATTTCTTCCCATGAGAATATTCGATTGAAAGATTCCCCTTTCTTCTTTGccgcctctttctccctgcaaaatagatCCAAATAAGACGACACccagggggtgttggccaaaggtcctctgatgcctaagttagttcaattgattcatagagaaaacaatagctaaataGGGTACGGAGATGTATACGTAAGGTGTAAACCAGGTGGCCAGAGCCGTGaggggtggccggagccttgtgtaagagggagagagagtgtgGCGGCAAGGGTTTGTGAGGGGGAAATTCTGCAGAGTTTCAGTAGGAATTTAGACGTACATCAACCCTTGTGTGTAgccatctatttataggagcctcagaggctagggtttcagatgAATAATTTCGTAGATGAaaaggaattattcctccctgATTTGGTGAGATTGgcttaattagggatttgatttatttgatttaaatcaaatccctaattaaggtatgaatcaaatcaatcccAATTACATtaggtaactcccaattaaattggataactctcaattaaattgagtaactcccaattatgtcaaataatccccaaatgaaaggaaatatttgacctaaggttttgatttaatttggtTACCACAGTTTCTATTATGAAATTATTGCAAGAGCACAATCCACACTAGTAATATAGAGATAAGTGAAGTGTCGTTCCCACGAAGACTGTAATTTCCTTTTAATTACCAGTtatgattaattaaaaattttatttgaacaattgatTAATGATAGTGATTGATTtattaaactaaattaaaacaaatatgaaaagtAACAATTTAAATAATGGTTTAGAAAATCAAGGTGATGAGGCACTAAAGCATCTGATTTCACCATAATCAATTTCACTTAATTCTTGTAGCCAATTAACCCTAATTACTACCTATGTTGACAACTGATTTCTCCTAATTCATTCGATATCCCCTCTCGGGCTCAACCAAAAGTATTCTTAATTAACAACTCATTCTCTCTTGAGCAACAAATTTAGAAAATCAAGAACTCATTAAGTTCTAGGAGAACATGCAAGAAAAATGCATGAGGTGTGTTATTCCCTCTTGGGCTTCAAGACATGGTATTTGTTACGAGAAGCAAACACCAAGCATCTCCTCTCGATCTCCTCTTGaatcatcaattaaatattagctaGAAATTTAAAGCATTAATAACAGTAACAAATACACAACATGGAATAGTAATCATAAATTACTAtaactataaaaatttaagtaTTCATGGTTAGGCTACATCATAGTCCTAGTAAgggaaattagttcatgacaaaagagaagattaaaaaaaaaaaaaattgttgtcaTAAAATCGATTTTGCCAATGGACTTGATCTCTGGATTCTCCACAGCAACACCTTCGTAAGCTCTAAAAGCTCCGCATCAGCAAACTCTTCGGTCCCTCTCTGATATATTTATGGGTGTATTGAAATATGATGAGAGTATATGGTATATGTCCCCTAGGTTTAGGTTAAAGCTTTATATTTATAGGCCAATGGCATTCctctaaaaataagaaaaacatatttgtagcgagaaattgagaaatagaaggaaaataggaaaataagaGAATACCCATTttcaaaaggagaaaagatATGGCTAAGGggaggaaaaaggaaattggGAATAATGGGCAGGCTAATAATAAAATCTAATCTCCAAAGGAGAAACCCTTTGTTGCGGCTAAGACTTGgaaatataaattttcaagTCAAAGAAGGAATCTAGGAAATTAGGCTTCACATGCATTGTATTTTGGCAAAATTATAAATGCCTAGCCATTATCAATTTCAGCCCATGAGTTTAACAAATGCCTCAGCAAATGCTTCATAGCAAACCGCAGCTTCTTCCAAACGTGATCAATAAATGCCTAGCCGACAAGTGCTTGCTCAAGTATTTCACCAAATGCCCCAACTTTAATAATAGTGCCTTGGCACGTAGATACTCCAATAAGCTAGTAAAGAAATAAACCTTGAATGACCAAGTTTCTCTTCAATCTCTTCTTATGTATATTCTTTTTGCTCCCTTTTGAAAATGTGCTGACTATAATGTTGTTGAAACTTATCATTTGTCTTATCTCCAAGCCAAATCATGGGTCTTCTCCAATTTCAATAGCTGCATATGATTTCTATTCCAAAAATGATAAACTTCTGTAACTCTATCTTTCTGACACTGGTCATTGAGACCAGTTGTGGGTATAAATTGACACTTGCATAGATGCAATCcaggtgtttgatgaaatgacaGAGTGAGTTCTGGAGATTTCGTTGAGTTGATAATTCCACCAATTTCAATCCCTTAAGCCTCCAAAAATCATAGTTCTAGTTCTAAAGCCTAGAGACGGTTGCCTACAAAATCTTCCCTAAACACATTaaactaaccaatttgatACTAAAACAAAGCAAATAGAGATATATTCTATATGTAAAATACGAATATATCAATTTGCTTATCAGAAATCAAGAAGATGATTTCGCCCACCCTTATAAGTGCCTAAATATCCTTTCATTTGTGGATAACTAGCATCAGCGCAATAATATTTACCTATACATGTGAATCAATAACAATATCAGAATGAAACCctaaatgagaatgaaactATCACTTGACTTGAATACCCATTCGTTCACATGTGTGACTTTTCCCACATGTGTGTCGCCCCTTATGCTTCTTAGTGCCCCAAGTTGGGCCTCTTAAGCCTTGCACATTTATCTTAGACTTATTAGTTAAAATGCCCCTTAAAATTTTGGTCAAATCTCACTTTATCCCCTGAAACTGAAATTGACGCTCTTTTTATCGTGGTTTCGTATTTCACTTTGCCCCATGTCGTCACTCTGTTCCAAACTCCATAAAAAATGATGACGTGGTAGGGTAATATGGTCTTTTCGTCCCAGATAGCTATTTTCACGTAATGTGAGATGGGCACGTGACAATATATAGAGCCCACCTCTATATATccaattcattttttatagaaattaattaaacaaataaaacaacattagaaaaagaaaaaaaagtcaatTCCCCACCTTAACCCTCATTGCAGTTGTGGGAACAAATATTTAGCCTACAATCAAGAGACACCACATGGATAAGAAGAATATCTACTAggtcaaattaattaagtcaTTTATTTGGCAAGATAATTGACACTAAAAATAGGgatattatgtttatttaaagagataatatcactAGTTAAGATATAATCCTTATTTGGAGATATCATCATAAAATTAGGAGATTTGATcccaatcaaatccctaatggACTCAATCTCTGCAATTTGGAGAAAGAATAAACTCCTTCCACTCCTTCCAAATAAGAGTTTATTCTTTgcaaaaccctagcctccgaggctcctataaatacacGGCTTCATTCAACACTCAAGGTAACTCTAAACCTAGCTTCAAAATCCTGCAAAAATACCCGAGtaatctctctccctctctcctaGCCGACGGAAACACCTTTGCCGTCGGCTTCGCcactctccactctccatattttttCATACACGGCTAAGTGTCACCGCACACGGCTCCGACCACCCAGTTCTCACCATAGAGAAATCTC
Protein-coding regions in this window:
- the LOC109949630 gene encoding uncharacterized protein LOC109949630 produces the protein MMIGSPRRSLPSRKISQPNRQSQGSDRFNNRNKEKHRSYPQRDATTGENYTKFFIPIHHILAQVKDKPWVRGPPPLKGDPDKRDIRKYCAFHGMHGHTMNNCFAWKVHLEELVTEGQCAEFIAKQAIQQIEDCDTAKEPPQNVIRINTTLADSEESWLTSKEKKWKIKQATVISQISTELPLAEDDPVIGSRKKDLIGLDMPYNDALVISIQIAQAMVDRIYADEGSAANILQLGVIQQMSLETKINKLALSLTSFNDTTTVTIGNIHGH